In a single window of the Pantanalinema sp. genome:
- a CDS encoding ABC transporter permease — translation MSALTQTANNATQAEKDGLDEKMVSSNVRVWRRFRKHKMAMAAGALLIVMYLVMLLASFIAPYTDATEHRTLSLAPPTPIHVVHEGKFIGPFVYNAVRHFDPETKLMSYREDRSKPYRFQLFAKGDKHKLLWAIPTERHLFGVETPGNVFLFGTDQMGRDLLSRILYGSRVSLTVGIIAMAIYIPIGLTVGGVAGYFGGWVDNVLMRIVEALMAFPSFYLLLALFAATQKWEITSIQRYIVITAILSLLAWTGLARVIRGMVLSIKQNEYIEASRAAGAGSWWIITKHVLPQTSTWVIISASLSVPSFILSESALSMLGVGVQEPAASWGNMLNQALDIPSLTLYPWLTLPGFFITIAIVAFNFLGDGLRDAFDTKRRV, via the coding sequence GGCCTCGACGAGAAGATGGTCTCCTCGAACGTCCGGGTGTGGCGCCGCTTCCGCAAGCACAAGATGGCCATGGCCGCCGGCGCCTTGCTGATCGTCATGTACCTGGTGATGCTCCTCGCGAGCTTCATCGCCCCGTACACCGACGCCACCGAGCACCGCACCCTCTCGCTGGCTCCGCCCACCCCCATCCACGTCGTGCACGAGGGCAAGTTCATCGGGCCCTTCGTCTACAACGCGGTTCGCCACTTCGATCCCGAGACCAAGCTCATGAGCTACCGGGAGGATCGCAGCAAGCCCTACCGCTTCCAGCTCTTCGCGAAGGGCGACAAGCACAAGCTGCTCTGGGCTATCCCGACCGAGCGTCACCTGTTCGGTGTCGAGACGCCGGGCAACGTCTTCCTCTTCGGCACGGACCAGATGGGGCGCGACCTGTTGAGCCGCATCCTTTACGGGTCGCGGGTGTCGTTGACCGTCGGCATCATCGCCATGGCGATCTACATCCCCATCGGTCTGACGGTGGGCGGCGTCGCGGGCTACTTCGGCGGCTGGGTGGACAACGTCCTGATGCGCATCGTCGAGGCCCTGATGGCCTTCCCCTCGTTCTACCTGCTCTTGGCCCTGTTCGCGGCGACCCAGAAGTGGGAGATCACCTCGATCCAGCGCTACATCGTCATCACGGCAATCTTGAGTTTGCTCGCATGGACGGGCCTGGCCCGCGTCATCCGGGGCATGGTGCTCTCGATCAAGCAGAACGAGTACATCGAGGCCTCGCGGGCCGCGGGCGCCGGCAGCTGGTGGATCATCACCAAGCACGTCCTGCCGCAGACCTCGACCTGGGTCATCATCAGCGCCTCGCTGTCGGTCCCGAGCTTCATCCTGAGCGAGTCGGCGCTGTCCATGCTGGGCGTGGGCGTGCAGGAGCCCGCGGCGAGCTGGGGCAACATGCTTAACCAGGCGCTCGACATCCCGAGCCTGACCCTCTACCCCTGGCTGACGTTGCCCGGCTTCTTCATCACGATCGCGATCGTGGCCTTCAACTTCCTGGGCGACGGCCTGCGCGACGCGTTCGATACCAAGCGCCGAGTCTAA
- a CDS encoding glycerophosphodiester phosphodiesterase family protein yields the protein MLANPQRSKRIAPLRTALLRGMLAVLGLSALTGLVGCAGGPVGAPSARGAASFGILGAIPYHRIDPVPLHAPRFPAWVVAHRGFSSRFPENTVASFRAAAEFGADMVELDVQLTKDRQLVVMHDAKVDRTTSGKGEVKDLKFAQIRALDAGGKFKPEFAGLQVPTLEESLDAVRGKAMLNIEVKGCKDAEDRAFMASEINRLVEQRAYLDHVQVMSFDSAFMQEMRRQNPRMSLALLGLVDPLDSRLSRAVKLKMDGLNLMLAMLDSGDVDEIQKAGLRVNVWTVNKQKTMRKALGRGVNGLITNYPDVAAAAMDAHFNGKPMRLMQDGEDQTES from the coding sequence GTGCTCGCCAATCCCCAGCGCTCGAAGCGTATCGCCCCTCTCAGGACCGCGCTGCTGCGCGGCATGCTGGCCGTGCTTGGGCTGAGCGCGCTGACGGGCCTCGTGGGCTGCGCAGGGGGACCCGTGGGGGCGCCGAGCGCGCGCGGGGCCGCCTCGTTCGGGATCCTGGGCGCGATCCCCTACCACCGGATCGATCCGGTGCCGCTCCATGCGCCCCGCTTCCCGGCCTGGGTCGTCGCTCACCGCGGCTTCTCGAGCCGGTTTCCTGAGAACACCGTCGCGTCGTTCCGAGCGGCGGCCGAGTTCGGCGCGGACATGGTGGAGCTCGACGTGCAGCTGACCAAGGATCGCCAGCTGGTGGTGATGCACGACGCCAAGGTCGATCGCACCACCAGCGGCAAGGGCGAGGTCAAGGACCTGAAATTCGCGCAGATCCGGGCCCTGGACGCGGGCGGCAAGTTCAAGCCCGAGTTCGCCGGCCTGCAGGTGCCGACCCTCGAGGAGTCGCTGGACGCGGTGCGGGGCAAGGCCATGCTCAACATCGAGGTGAAGGGCTGCAAGGACGCCGAGGACCGCGCCTTCATGGCCAGCGAGATCAACCGCCTGGTCGAGCAGCGGGCCTACCTCGACCACGTGCAGGTGATGTCCTTCGACAGCGCCTTCATGCAGGAGATGCGCCGGCAGAATCCCCGCATGAGCCTCGCCCTGCTGGGCCTGGTGGACCCGCTCGACTCGCGCCTGTCCCGGGCCGTGAAGCTCAAGATGGACGGCCTGAACCTGATGCTCGCCATGCTCGACTCGGGCGACGTCGATGAGATCCAGAAGGCCGGCCTCAGGGTCAACGTCTGGACGGTCAACAAGCAGAAGACCATGCGCAAGGCCCTGGGGCGCGGGGTGAACGGCCTCATCACCAACTACCCGGACGTGGCCGCCGCCGCCATGGACGCCCACTTCAACGGCAAGCCCATGCGCCTGATGCAGGACGGCGAGGACCAGACCGAGTCGTAA
- a CDS encoding AEC family transporter, with protein MWSTALLFALMIAAGYAFRRLRLVGPDATRDINQLVLNFCLPVLVFLSLHHATLSWSYAVIPAIAWFSILLGAGAGWVIARLGRLSKAQAGAVMLLMAFGNTAFIGYPVLSALYGPDHLTVGIFYDQLGTSVLLNTLGIAIASGASGASVRPLELVRKLLAFPPLYALVLGFALHGVSIAPWLEGALLRVADMTTPLIMFSLGLAIRPGNWRQDSHLVGAVVLVRLVLVPLAVLAAARLFGLPPAFLQASVLQAAMPAMLSCLSIAVIYGLDVVFVVNGLMATLFCGLVTLPVWYWLLGL; from the coding sequence ATGTGGAGTACCGCTCTGCTCTTCGCCCTGATGATCGCTGCAGGCTACGCCTTTCGCCGCCTGCGCCTGGTGGGCCCCGACGCGACCCGCGACATCAACCAGCTGGTCCTCAACTTCTGCCTTCCCGTCCTGGTCTTCCTCTCCCTTCACCACGCCACCCTGTCGTGGTCGTACGCGGTCATCCCGGCGATCGCCTGGTTCTCGATCCTGCTCGGCGCCGGCGCCGGCTGGGTGATCGCGCGCCTGGGTCGCCTCTCGAAGGCCCAGGCAGGGGCGGTCATGCTGCTCATGGCCTTCGGCAACACCGCCTTCATCGGCTATCCCGTCCTCTCCGCGCTTTACGGGCCTGATCACCTGACCGTCGGCATCTTCTACGATCAGCTCGGCACCTCGGTCCTGCTCAACACGCTCGGGATCGCGATCGCGAGCGGCGCAAGCGGCGCGTCGGTCCGGCCGCTCGAGCTGGTTCGCAAGCTCTTGGCCTTCCCGCCCCTCTACGCCCTGGTCCTGGGCTTCGCGCTGCACGGCGTTTCGATCGCTCCCTGGCTGGAGGGCGCCCTGCTGCGGGTCGCCGACATGACGACGCCGCTCATCATGTTCTCCCTGGGCCTCGCGATCCGGCCGGGCAACTGGCGCCAGGACTCGCACCTGGTCGGAGCGGTGGTGCTGGTGCGGCTGGTCCTCGTCCCGCTGGCGGTCCTCGCGGCGGCGAGGCTCTTCGGCTTGCCGCCGGCCTTCCTGCAGGCCTCGGTGCTGCAGGCGGCCATGCCGGCCATGCTGTCGTGCCTGTCGATCGCGGTGATCTACGGGCTGGACGTGGTGTTCGTCGTGAACGGCCTGATGGCGACCCTGTTCTGCGGCCTGGTGACCCTGCCCGTCTGGTACTGGCTGCTGGGGCTTTGA
- a CDS encoding exonuclease SbcCD subunit D gives MSRPLKFLHVADLHLGATPYHHEERSKDFFRALHHVVVRYGVEEGVDFVVIAGDLFDKRNIEPRVLTQATVVFKELKEAGIPVFAIEGNHDRSGHASQVTWLRYLSDWGWFRLLEPEHQEDGSIVLNPWSDEEHHGGYLDFKGVRIVGSRWYGATTAAVIKPLADAIARLPGDPYTLLMFHTGLDGYLDHYSGGVTHHQLKPFKEAGVHYLALGHIHKRYEESGWIYNPGSLEAANVGEYREERGAYLVEIDPEARTHVATHITDYPSRPFHRLKLDVSPFASPEETMEAIEAHLRREWPRCKPKWPTDETVAKPVVELTLHGTLGFKRHELDLDAVAQLIVAHCDPLLPRVKYDAIPAEYAVAPGAAIGMDRKELERQVVKDLVSRDARYQPRAEAYGQVVLSLKQQAIAGAPPAEIASYLTRALSELG, from the coding sequence TTGAGCCGCCCGCTCAAGTTCCTGCACGTCGCCGACCTCCACCTGGGCGCCACCCCGTACCACCACGAGGAGCGCAGCAAGGACTTCTTCCGCGCGCTGCACCACGTCGTCGTCCGCTACGGGGTGGAGGAGGGCGTGGACTTCGTCGTGATCGCCGGCGATCTCTTCGACAAGCGCAACATCGAGCCGCGGGTCCTGACCCAGGCGACCGTCGTCTTCAAGGAGCTCAAGGAGGCGGGGATCCCGGTCTTCGCCATCGAGGGCAACCACGACCGCTCGGGCCACGCGAGCCAGGTCACCTGGCTGCGCTACCTGTCGGACTGGGGCTGGTTCCGCCTGCTCGAGCCCGAGCACCAGGAGGACGGCAGCATCGTGCTGAACCCCTGGAGCGACGAGGAGCACCACGGGGGCTACCTGGACTTCAAGGGCGTGAGGATCGTGGGATCCAGGTGGTACGGGGCCACCACCGCCGCGGTCATCAAGCCGCTGGCGGACGCCATCGCGCGGCTTCCCGGCGATCCCTACACCCTCCTGATGTTCCACACGGGGCTGGACGGCTACCTCGACCACTACTCGGGCGGCGTCACCCACCACCAGCTCAAGCCCTTCAAGGAGGCCGGCGTCCACTACCTGGCGCTCGGCCACATCCACAAGCGCTACGAGGAGTCGGGCTGGATCTACAACCCGGGCAGCCTGGAGGCCGCCAACGTGGGCGAGTACCGCGAGGAGCGCGGGGCCTACCTGGTCGAGATCGACCCCGAGGCGCGCACCCACGTCGCCACCCACATCACCGACTACCCTTCGCGCCCCTTCCACCGCCTGAAGCTGGACGTGAGTCCCTTCGCCTCGCCCGAGGAGACGATGGAGGCGATCGAGGCCCACCTGAGGCGCGAGTGGCCGCGGTGCAAGCCCAAGTGGCCCACCGACGAGACGGTCGCCAAGCCCGTGGTGGAGCTGACCCTCCACGGGACCCTCGGCTTCAAGCGCCACGAGCTGGACCTGGACGCGGTCGCTCAGCTCATCGTCGCGCACTGCGATCCCTTGCTGCCCCGCGTGAAGTACGACGCCATCCCCGCCGAGTACGCGGTGGCGCCGGGGGCGGCCATCGGCATGGACCGAAAGGAGCTGGAGCGCCAGGTGGTCAAGGACCTGGTGAGCCGGGATGCGCGCTACCAGCCCAGGGCCGAGGCCTACGGCCAGGTCGTGCTCTCCCTGAAGCAGCAGGCGATCGCAGGGGCGCCCCCCGCCGAGATCGCCTCGTACCTGACCCGGGCCCTGTCGGAGCTCGGTTAA
- a CDS encoding SMC family ATPase produces the protein MHIVSVELENIKRYTHDRFEFMLGTNAISGPNGAGKSTILEAIGFALFDSLPYKKEDFLRRGATTGTVRVTFESGVDEREYTVVRNTKSTYYVYDPATKTRVAEQKTDVLAWLREHLGVAPDTDLDEFFRTTIGVPQGTFTAVFMDTATRRKAVFDRILRVEEYRQSSDALKETLQHFQGRINEADKELAGYQGRLLRMPDLEVQQAQLETEQRSTEERLSRATKELALYQGRLVEVDALEKAIAQDRRDLETLGTRRDYARKERDAAQARVGEAERAMSERKALEGDYRAYQAAEKDLTALQADLKARDALRSERAGVQRKLDEATFALQTLASRLTALEKDAEAREALRPQVEAQARHEAALSDLKAKLLELKALEERLARTRAEHATWAERLSKIEAELGAIDALAEAPLRVATLEASLKEQEALLAAFREAELQRKERESRRKLLEEEAARERRAVTAHAATLAEKEPLRKIAAQLDALTEQGQALRDRLSLVEAELARDRQASTQFQAGNLCPILNVGCPILEGQSPEAYYQDVIAQGEAKAKALGAEILDLRRRWKEASDASKQVATLDGVRLQHDEAKLALEKHEAALAALAKADAAVAGASAEGEALSRAIATAREALTKAQAEAGRYAQREGLATQRDAVVKEQADRRSAIEADEAAAKAHGALAERLAAVEQELVQLGDPRSRDRALERAIAERPRLEAERSAQATAAREQTAALSALDERLLPFAELDTRLLQAGDRKKASEAGYQRYLAVAGVADELAARHQAHRDALSRLEAIEGELAALASTSSERSAAYQAEEHASLRERVEGLKAEAIRFEQAVGFLVQQLERTRAEMRELSRVQEEMKEAIAARERLVADASFVEFARGTLKEAGPFITEAYLMTISLEADRLFREITGHHQVHLRWSNDYEILLEEEGRDRPFNNLSGGEQMAAALSVRLALLKETSSVDMAFFDEPTTNMDENRRSNLAHQIGEIRTFKQLFVISHDDTFEQWTDHVVRVAER, from the coding sequence ATGCACATCGTCTCGGTCGAGCTGGAGAACATCAAGCGGTACACCCACGACCGCTTCGAGTTCATGCTGGGCACCAACGCCATCTCCGGGCCCAACGGCGCGGGCAAGTCCACCATCCTCGAAGCCATCGGCTTCGCCCTCTTCGACAGCCTCCCCTACAAGAAGGAGGACTTCCTGCGCCGGGGCGCGACGACGGGCACCGTGCGGGTGACCTTCGAGTCCGGGGTGGACGAGCGCGAGTACACGGTCGTCCGCAACACCAAGTCCACCTACTACGTCTACGACCCCGCGACCAAGACCCGCGTGGCCGAGCAGAAGACGGACGTGCTCGCCTGGCTGCGCGAGCACCTGGGGGTCGCGCCCGACACCGACCTGGACGAGTTCTTCCGCACCACCATCGGCGTGCCGCAGGGCACCTTCACCGCGGTCTTCATGGACACCGCCACGCGCCGCAAGGCCGTGTTCGACCGCATCCTGAGGGTCGAGGAGTACCGCCAGTCCTCGGATGCCCTCAAGGAGACGCTGCAGCACTTCCAGGGCCGGATCAACGAGGCCGACAAGGAGCTTGCGGGCTACCAGGGACGCCTCCTGCGCATGCCGGACCTCGAGGTGCAGCAGGCCCAGCTCGAGACCGAGCAGCGCTCGACCGAGGAGCGCCTCTCGCGCGCCACCAAGGAGCTCGCCCTCTATCAGGGGCGCCTCGTCGAGGTGGACGCCCTGGAGAAGGCAATCGCCCAGGATCGGCGCGACCTCGAGACCCTCGGGACCAGGCGCGATTACGCCCGCAAGGAGCGCGACGCGGCCCAGGCGCGCGTCGGCGAGGCCGAGCGCGCCATGAGCGAGCGCAAGGCCCTCGAAGGCGATTACCGGGCGTATCAGGCCGCGGAGAAGGACCTCACCGCGCTTCAAGCCGATCTCAAGGCCCGTGACGCCCTCAGGTCCGAGCGCGCCGGGGTGCAGCGCAAGCTGGACGAGGCGACCTTCGCGCTGCAGACCCTCGCGTCGCGCTTGACGGCGCTCGAAAAGGACGCCGAGGCCCGCGAGGCCCTGCGGCCCCAGGTCGAGGCCCAGGCGAGGCACGAGGCGGCGCTCTCGGACCTCAAGGCCAAGCTCTTGGAACTCAAGGCCCTCGAAGAGCGCCTCGCGCGGACCCGCGCCGAGCATGCCACCTGGGCCGAGCGCCTGAGCAAGATCGAGGCCGAGCTCGGCGCCATCGACGCACTCGCCGAGGCGCCCCTTCGCGTCGCGACCCTGGAGGCCTCGCTCAAGGAGCAGGAAGCGTTGCTTGCGGCATTTCGCGAGGCCGAGTTGCAGCGCAAGGAGCGCGAGAGCCGCCGCAAGCTGCTCGAGGAGGAGGCCGCCAGGGAGCGCCGCGCCGTCACGGCCCACGCCGCGACCCTGGCCGAGAAGGAGCCGCTGCGCAAGATCGCTGCTCAGCTCGACGCCCTGACCGAGCAGGGGCAGGCCCTGCGCGATCGCCTCTCGTTGGTGGAGGCCGAGCTTGCGCGCGATCGCCAGGCTTCGACCCAGTTCCAGGCCGGCAACCTGTGCCCCATCCTCAACGTCGGCTGCCCCATCCTCGAAGGCCAGTCGCCCGAGGCTTACTACCAAGACGTCATCGCCCAGGGCGAGGCCAAGGCCAAGGCCCTGGGCGCGGAGATCCTGGACCTGCGCAGGCGCTGGAAAGAGGCGAGCGACGCGAGCAAGCAGGTCGCCACGCTCGACGGCGTGCGCTTGCAGCACGACGAGGCCAAGCTCGCGCTCGAAAAGCACGAGGCGGCGCTCGCCGCTCTGGCCAAGGCGGACGCCGCCGTCGCGGGCGCTTCGGCCGAGGGCGAGGCGCTTTCGCGCGCCATCGCGACGGCCCGCGAGGCCTTGACCAAGGCCCAGGCCGAGGCGGGGCGCTACGCCCAGCGCGAGGGCCTCGCCACCCAGCGCGACGCCGTGGTCAAGGAGCAGGCCGATCGCCGCTCGGCCATCGAGGCCGACGAAGCGGCGGCCAAGGCCCACGGCGCGCTCGCCGAGCGTCTCGCTGCCGTCGAGCAGGAGCTTGTACAGCTGGGGGATCCCCGCTCGCGCGACCGGGCCCTGGAGCGCGCGATCGCCGAGCGCCCCCGGCTCGAGGCCGAGCGTTCCGCTCAGGCCACCGCGGCTCGGGAGCAGACCGCTGCGCTTTCGGCCCTGGACGAGCGCCTTTTGCCCTTCGCCGAACTCGACACGCGCCTGCTGCAAGCGGGCGATCGCAAGAAGGCGTCGGAGGCGGGTTACCAGCGTTACCTCGCGGTGGCCGGTGTCGCCGACGAGCTTGCGGCTCGCCATCAGGCCCACCGGGACGCGCTTTCGCGTCTCGAGGCGATCGAAGGTGAGCTTGCGGCCCTTGCTTCCACTTCGAGCGAGCGCAGTGCCGCCTACCAGGCCGAGGAGCACGCGAGCCTGCGCGAGCGGGTCGAGGGCCTCAAGGCCGAGGCGATCCGCTTCGAGCAGGCGGTGGGCTTTCTCGTGCAGCAGCTGGAGCGCACCCGAGCGGAGATGCGCGAGCTCTCCCGGGTGCAGGAGGAGATGAAGGAGGCGATCGCCGCGCGCGAGCGCCTGGTGGCCGATGCGTCCTTCGTCGAGTTCGCCCGTGGCACCCTCAAGGAGGCGGGCCCCTTCATCACCGAGGCCTACCTCATGACCATCTCGCTGGAGGCCGACCGCCTCTTCCGCGAGATCACGGGCCACCACCAGGTGCATCTGCGCTGGAGCAACGACTACGAGATCCTGCTCGAGGAGGAGGGACGCGATCGCCCCTTCAACAACCTCTCGGGCGGCGAGCAGATGGCCGCGGCCCTCTCGGTTCGCCTCGCCCTCCTCAAGGAGACCTCGAGCGTGGACATGGCCTTCTTCGACGAGCCGACCACCAACATGGACGAGAACCGGCGCAGCAACCTCGCGCACCAGATCGGCGAGATCAGGACGTTCAAGCAGCTGTTCGTGATCAGCCACGACGACACCTTCGAGCAGTGGACGGATCACGTGGTCCGGGTGGCCGAGCGATAG
- a CDS encoding tetratricopeptide repeat protein has protein sequence MKQKVVRRAPQLNEEIPARKRNWVVRIGIGILAAAVLISSLVPLLSIFDHGPQPQDASTQALPQLEAAAKANPKDAAILTLLGNTYYDLKRYPEAADAYSRSLAIQPDDANVRVDYGTSLFHMDRSADAKQAFEAVIAKYPDHLQAHLNLGVVLSSEGKNDAARVEWTKAQLLATDAGTKQRISEMLDSLGTAKP, from the coding sequence TTGAAACAGAAGGTCGTTCGGCGCGCCCCCCAGCTCAACGAGGAGATCCCCGCCAGGAAGCGCAACTGGGTGGTGCGCATCGGCATCGGCATCCTCGCCGCAGCCGTCCTGATCAGCTCGCTCGTGCCGCTGCTGAGCATCTTCGACCACGGCCCGCAGCCCCAGGACGCCTCGACCCAGGCCCTGCCCCAGCTCGAGGCCGCCGCCAAGGCCAACCCCAAGGACGCCGCGATCCTGACGCTGCTGGGCAACACCTACTACGACCTCAAGCGCTATCCCGAGGCCGCCGACGCCTACTCCCGCTCGCTTGCGATCCAGCCGGACGACGCCAACGTGCGGGTCGATTACGGCACCTCTCTCTTCCACATGGACCGCTCCGCCGATGCCAAGCAGGCCTTCGAGGCCGTCATCGCGAAGTACCCCGACCACCTGCAGGCCCACCTCAACCTGGGGGTCGTCCTGAGCTCCGAGGGCAAGAACGACGCGGCCCGCGTCGAGTGGACCAAGGCGCAGCTGCTCGCCACCGACGCCGGGACCAAGCAGCGCATCTCGGAGATGCTGGACTCGCTGGGCACCGCCAAGCCCTAA